One window of Microbacterium sediminis genomic DNA carries:
- a CDS encoding permease prefix domain 1-containing protein: MDAITKDDYTNRYVEAATRSLAPDQRDDYADELRASIRDQIDDRVANGEDPAEAERAVLTELGDPARLAAGYAGRQLQLIGPAFYSDWKRLLVLLLWITVPIGAFAGMIGPVVSGNVGGAVGGAIATALSVGVHVCFWVTLAFALVERFGGPARGLGEWTPDRLPLTSEGRTRFSEVVLAFVAVAVFAIVIAWDQLIGFVILRETGGDPLPFLHPGLWPWGFGLALTATLVTAVLTLLAYRRGEWATWMGIAAALLALAVTAAAVVLAVTGGLLNPEWFALVFRAADPGTVQVIQVALGVGIALLGLYAAWDAYRRTRSLR; this comes from the coding sequence ATGGACGCCATCACCAAGGACGACTACACCAACCGCTACGTCGAGGCGGCGACGCGATCGCTCGCCCCCGACCAGCGCGACGACTACGCCGACGAGCTGCGCGCGTCGATCCGCGACCAGATCGACGACCGCGTCGCCAACGGCGAGGACCCCGCCGAGGCCGAGCGCGCCGTCCTCACCGAGCTGGGCGACCCCGCCCGGCTCGCGGCCGGCTACGCCGGGCGGCAGCTGCAGCTGATCGGGCCCGCCTTCTACTCTGACTGGAAGCGGCTGCTCGTGCTGCTGCTGTGGATCACGGTGCCGATCGGCGCGTTCGCGGGGATGATCGGCCCCGTCGTGAGCGGGAACGTCGGCGGCGCGGTCGGCGGGGCGATCGCCACCGCCCTCTCCGTCGGCGTGCACGTGTGCTTCTGGGTGACGCTCGCGTTCGCCCTCGTGGAGCGCTTCGGGGGCCCGGCGCGGGGCCTCGGGGAGTGGACGCCGGACCGCCTTCCGCTCACCTCGGAGGGTCGCACCCGCTTCAGCGAGGTCGTGCTCGCGTTCGTCGCGGTCGCGGTGTTCGCGATCGTCATCGCCTGGGACCAGCTCATCGGCTTCGTGATCCTGCGCGAGACGGGCGGCGATCCGCTGCCGTTCCTGCACCCGGGGCTGTGGCCGTGGGGCTTCGGCCTCGCGCTGACCGCGACGCTCGTCACCGCGGTGCTCACCCTCCTGGCCTACCGCCGGGGCGAGTGGGCCACGTGGATGGGCATCGCCGCGGCGCTCCTGGCCCTTGCGGTCACGGCGGCCGCCGTCGTGCTCGCCGTGACCGGCGGGCTGCTGAACCCCGAGTGGTTCGCGCTCGTGTTCCGCGCCGCCGACCCCGGCACGGTGC
- a CDS encoding PadR family transcriptional regulator: protein MDEGFETHRQELRRGTIVLACLRLLRTPGYGYGLLEELAGRGFDTDANTLYPLLRRLEKQGYLTSEWNTDEARPRKFYRTSEAGDRLADTLTSDWRELALAFDTLAD from the coding sequence ATGGATGAGGGATTCGAGACCCACCGGCAGGAGCTGAGGCGCGGCACGATCGTGCTGGCCTGCCTGCGCCTGCTACGCACGCCCGGATACGGGTACGGCCTGCTCGAGGAGCTGGCTGGCCGCGGCTTCGACACCGACGCCAACACGCTGTACCCCCTGCTGCGCCGGCTGGAGAAGCAGGGCTACCTCACGAGCGAGTGGAACACCGACGAGGCGCGACCGCGCAAGTTCTACCGCACGTCCGAGGCGGGGGACCGCCTCGCCGACACCCTGACTTCCGACTGGCGCGAGCTCGCGCTGGCCTTCGACACGCTCGCCGACTGA
- a CDS encoding o-succinylbenzoate synthase yields MELPELDEVLARMRVVSLPMATRFRGVDHREAALMEGPEGWAEFSPFLEYDDAEAATWLAAALDFAWSPQPAPLRAAIPVNATVPAVAADRVAGILARFDGCRTAKVKVAERGQTLADDIARVRAVRAVMGPEGRIRVDANAGWNVDEAEHAAHALAEFDIEYVEQPCATIDELAEIRARLRDWDIPIAADESVRKADDPLAVARAGAADIVIVKAQPLGGVRRALAIVAEAGLPAVVSSALDTSIGLAQGAALAAALPALDYDCGLGTAALLAADVTARPLLPEGGAIPVERVPADAGLLEAHRASPERTAWWRERVTRCHALLTGA; encoded by the coding sequence ATGGAGCTTCCCGAGCTGGACGAGGTGCTCGCGCGGATGCGGGTGGTGTCGCTGCCGATGGCCACGCGCTTCCGGGGCGTGGATCATCGCGAGGCGGCGCTGATGGAGGGCCCGGAGGGATGGGCGGAGTTCTCGCCCTTCCTCGAGTACGACGACGCGGAGGCCGCCACCTGGCTCGCCGCCGCGCTCGACTTCGCCTGGAGCCCCCAGCCCGCGCCCCTCCGCGCCGCGATCCCGGTCAACGCCACCGTTCCCGCCGTCGCGGCGGATCGCGTGGCCGGGATCCTCGCCCGCTTCGACGGCTGCCGCACCGCGAAGGTCAAGGTGGCCGAGCGGGGCCAGACCCTCGCCGACGACATCGCCCGGGTCCGTGCCGTGCGCGCCGTCATGGGGCCGGAGGGCCGGATCCGCGTCGACGCGAACGCGGGCTGGAACGTCGACGAGGCCGAGCACGCCGCCCACGCGCTGGCCGAGTTCGACATCGAGTACGTCGAGCAGCCGTGCGCCACGATCGACGAGCTCGCCGAGATCCGCGCCCGCCTGCGCGACTGGGACATCCCGATCGCCGCGGACGAGTCCGTGCGCAAGGCCGACGATCCGCTCGCCGTGGCGCGCGCGGGGGCGGCCGACATCGTCATCGTCAAGGCGCAGCCGCTCGGCGGCGTCCGGCGCGCGCTCGCGATCGTGGCCGAGGCGGGGCTGCCGGCGGTGGTCTCCAGCGCGCTCGACACGTCGATCGGCCTCGCCCAGGGCGCCGCCCTCGCCGCCGCCCTGCCCGCGCTGGACTACGACTGCGGCCTCGGCACCGCGGCCCTGCTGGCCGCCGACGTCACCGCCCGGCCGCTGCTGCCGGAGGGCGGGGCGATCCCCGTGGAGCGGGTGCCGGCCGACGCGGGCCTGCTCGAGGCCCATCGCGCCTCCCCCGAGCGCACGGCCTGGTGGCGCGAGCGCGTCACCCGCTGCCACGCGCTCCTCACCGGCGCCTGA
- a CDS encoding ATP-dependent helicase, whose product MSDASSPLIVQGSGPAADPLLDGLNPQQREAVEYRGPALLIVAGAGSGKTSVLTRRIASLLRAREAWPSQILAITFTNKAAQEMRERVEQLVGDSARGMWISTFHSACVRILRREAEQFGFTKAFTIYDSGDSRALIKRLVKEHEADALGLTPAAVQSKISKLKNELSDSDAYARTASHDDPAERVFIEIFRDYERQLRKANAFDFDDLIAQTVYLFRAFPQVADVYRKRFRHILVDEYQDTNHAQYALIHELTRPIQSSEDVGGGMLALMDEGEAASLTVVGDSDQSIYAFRGADIRNISEFERDFPGAKVVLLEQNYRSTQNILDAANAVISNNFDRKAKNLWTDAGRGERVVGYTGYSQHDEAQFVADEIEALHRAGAAYGDMAVFYRTNSQSRALEEILIRSAVPYKIMGGTKFYERAEIKDALAYLVAVANPADEMAVRRILNKPKRGIGAVTETGIAQFAADHDITFRDALANSAELGLGPKLQAAIAHLDAVLREASEIMLPASGEAAPPTSVTEGLQVLLNKSGYYDALRASRDPQDEARVENLDELVAVTREFARNNPEGTLLDFLTEVALVADSDDLDDASGSVSLMTLHTAKGLEFDHVFLTGVEEDLIPHRISAGEPGGPQEERRLFYVGITRARKRLYLSLAMTRAQFGEVSVAMPSRFLQEIPAELIDWRQSPGDVNGRGGTQSRALNARRPGGSDRWGAKPLPAGGGLKPKSTAMDRFPGLVTNKMRDNGDLELAAGDRIRHDDFGEGRVDAVTGEGAKRIAHVRFDSAGSKKLLIKVAPIVKL is encoded by the coding sequence ATGTCAGATGCCTCCTCGCCCCTCATCGTCCAGGGTTCCGGCCCCGCCGCCGATCCGCTTCTCGACGGCCTGAACCCGCAGCAGCGCGAGGCCGTCGAATACCGCGGGCCCGCCCTGCTCATCGTCGCGGGCGCCGGATCGGGCAAGACGAGCGTGCTGACCCGCCGCATCGCCTCGCTGCTGCGCGCGCGCGAGGCATGGCCGTCGCAGATCCTCGCGATCACGTTCACGAACAAGGCCGCGCAGGAGATGCGCGAGCGCGTCGAGCAGCTCGTGGGCGACAGCGCCCGCGGCATGTGGATCTCGACGTTCCACTCGGCCTGCGTGCGCATCCTGCGCCGCGAGGCCGAGCAGTTCGGCTTCACCAAGGCGTTCACGATCTACGACTCGGGCGACTCGCGCGCCCTCATCAAGCGGCTCGTCAAGGAGCACGAGGCCGACGCGCTGGGGCTGACGCCCGCCGCCGTCCAGTCGAAGATCTCGAAGCTCAAGAACGAGCTGTCCGACTCCGACGCGTACGCCCGCACGGCCAGCCACGACGATCCCGCCGAGCGCGTGTTCATCGAGATCTTCCGCGACTACGAGCGCCAGCTGCGCAAGGCCAACGCCTTCGACTTCGACGACCTGATCGCGCAGACGGTCTACCTCTTCCGCGCCTTCCCGCAGGTGGCCGACGTGTACCGCAAGCGGTTCCGGCACATCCTCGTCGACGAGTACCAGGACACCAACCACGCGCAGTACGCGCTCATCCACGAGCTGACCCGGCCGATCCAGTCCTCCGAGGACGTCGGCGGCGGCATGCTCGCGCTGATGGACGAGGGCGAGGCCGCCTCGCTCACGGTGGTCGGCGACTCGGATCAGTCGATCTACGCCTTCCGCGGCGCCGACATCCGCAACATCAGCGAGTTCGAGCGCGATTTTCCCGGCGCCAAGGTCGTGTTGCTGGAGCAGAATTACCGCTCGACGCAGAACATCCTCGACGCCGCCAACGCGGTGATCTCGAACAACTTCGACCGCAAGGCCAAGAACCTGTGGACCGACGCCGGCCGGGGCGAGCGCGTCGTCGGGTACACCGGCTACTCGCAGCACGACGAGGCGCAGTTCGTGGCCGACGAGATCGAGGCGCTGCATCGCGCGGGCGCCGCCTACGGCGACATGGCGGTCTTCTACCGGACCAACTCGCAGTCGCGTGCGCTCGAGGAGATCCTGATCCGCTCCGCCGTGCCCTACAAGATCATGGGCGGCACCAAGTTCTACGAGCGGGCCGAGATCAAGGACGCTCTGGCCTACCTCGTGGCGGTGGCCAACCCCGCCGACGAGATGGCGGTGCGGCGCATCCTCAACAAGCCCAAGCGGGGGATCGGCGCCGTCACCGAGACGGGCATCGCCCAGTTCGCGGCCGATCACGACATCACGTTCCGCGACGCGCTCGCCAACTCGGCCGAGCTCGGGCTGGGGCCCAAGCTGCAGGCCGCGATCGCGCACCTGGACGCCGTGCTGCGGGAGGCGTCGGAGATCATGCTGCCGGCCTCGGGCGAGGCCGCGCCGCCGACGTCGGTGACCGAGGGCCTGCAGGTGCTGCTGAACAAGTCGGGCTACTACGACGCGCTGCGGGCCTCGCGCGATCCGCAGGACGAGGCGCGCGTCGAGAACCTCGACGAGCTCGTGGCCGTCACGCGCGAGTTCGCGCGCAACAACCCCGAGGGGACCCTGCTCGACTTCCTCACCGAGGTCGCGCTCGTGGCCGACAGCGACGATCTCGACGACGCGTCCGGATCGGTGTCGCTCATGACGCTGCACACCGCCAAGGGGCTCGAGTTCGACCACGTGTTCCTCACCGGCGTGGAGGAGGACCTCATCCCGCACCGGATCTCGGCGGGCGAGCCCGGCGGGCCGCAGGAGGAGCGCCGCCTGTTCTACGTGGGCATCACGCGCGCCCGCAAGCGCCTGTACCTCTCGCTCGCCATGACGCGCGCGCAGTTCGGCGAGGTCTCGGTCGCCATGCCCAGCCGGTTCCTGCAGGAGATCCCCGCCGAGCTGATCGACTGGCGCCAGTCGCCCGGCGATGTCAACGGCCGCGGCGGCACCCAGTCGCGCGCGCTCAACGCGCGCCGGCCCGGCGGCTCCGACCGATGGGGCGCCAAGCCGCTGCCGGCCGGCGGGGGGCTCAAGCCCAAGTCGACGGCCATGGATCGCTTCCCCGGGCTCGTCACGAACAAGATGCGCGACAACGGCGACCTCGAGCTCGCCGCCGGCGACCGCATCCGTCACGACGACTTCGGCGAGGGCCGCGTCGATGCGGTCACGGGCGAGGGCGCCAAGCGCATCGCGCACGTGCGGTTCGACTCCGCCGGATCCAAGAAGCTGCTCATCAAGGTCGCGCCGATCGTCAAGCTCTGA
- a CDS encoding GntR family transcriptional regulator: MPGSHLTPLPLTAARLADAVFDRIGTAIVDGTLAAGDRIRDAEIADQLGVSRMPVREALQRLERLGLVEMAPSRFTRVTEVTPELARASFEHFGYQVSLAARMSVPRMDEAARRKTLGMIDELVTLIDDPEPFYEAAGRFFHHLAEHTRNPVFLTAIREGWLALRRNLRGTHPMWGTDAEIAQHFAELREAVRAGDGDAAERTMRRRHSLGE, from the coding sequence ATGCCCGGCTCCCATCTCACGCCGCTTCCGTTGACGGCCGCACGCCTGGCCGACGCCGTCTTCGACCGCATCGGCACCGCGATCGTCGACGGCACCCTCGCGGCGGGCGACCGCATCCGCGACGCGGAGATCGCCGACCAGCTCGGCGTCTCGCGCATGCCGGTCCGCGAGGCGCTGCAGCGGCTCGAACGGCTCGGCCTGGTCGAGATGGCCCCCAGCCGCTTCACGCGCGTGACCGAGGTGACCCCGGAGCTGGCGCGCGCGTCGTTCGAGCACTTCGGCTACCAGGTCAGCCTCGCCGCGCGCATGAGCGTGCCCCGCATGGACGAGGCCGCCCGTCGGAAGACCCTCGGGATGATCGACGAGCTCGTGACCCTCATCGACGATCCGGAGCCCTTCTACGAGGCGGCGGGGCGCTTCTTCCACCATCTGGCGGAGCACACGCGCAACCCGGTGTTCCTCACCGCGATCCGGGAGGGCTGGCTCGCCCTGCGCCGGAACCTGCGCGGCACCCACCCGATGTGGGGCACCGATGCCGAGATCGCGCAGCACTTCGCCGAGCTGCGCGAGGCCGTCCGGGCGGGCGACGGCGACGCCGCCGAGCGCACGATGCGGAGGCGACACTCCCTGGGTGAGTGA
- a CDS encoding GntR family transcriptional regulator has product MPGITGPIEPAPQRLGDTVYQRIGQAIIDRRLPPGARIRDLDIAAELGVSRMPVREALQRLERIGLVEMSASRFTRVTEISEREIEASLEYLGYQVGIAMRMAADRMPDEERRRAIELTRAVVARCRATEPADSLEVDVELIVPIYEDLNELYAFAAAACGNSVFLRSYNEAWFGLRRAQRGKPNLIQTPAAIADAFERLAEAIADHDGKAAERIIRAMFLLTEVRTDLL; this is encoded by the coding sequence ATGCCGGGAATCACGGGGCCGATCGAGCCCGCACCGCAGCGCCTCGGCGACACGGTGTACCAGCGCATCGGGCAGGCGATCATCGACCGCCGGCTGCCGCCGGGGGCGCGCATCCGAGACCTCGACATCGCCGCCGAGCTCGGGGTCTCGCGCATGCCGGTGCGCGAGGCGCTGCAGCGCCTGGAGCGCATCGGGCTGGTCGAGATGTCGGCCAGCCGCTTCACCCGGGTCACCGAGATCTCGGAGCGCGAGATCGAGGCCTCGCTCGAATACCTGGGCTACCAGGTCGGCATCGCGATGCGGATGGCGGCCGACCGCATGCCCGACGAGGAGCGGCGCCGCGCGATCGAGCTGACGCGCGCGGTCGTGGCGCGCTGCCGCGCCACGGAGCCCGCCGACTCCCTCGAGGTCGACGTCGAGCTCATCGTGCCGATCTACGAGGACCTGAACGAGCTCTACGCCTTCGCGGCGGCGGCGTGCGGGAACTCGGTGTTCCTGCGCTCGTATAACGAGGCGTGGTTCGGGCTGCGCCGGGCGCAGCGCGGCAAGCCGAACCTCATCCAGACCCCCGCCGCCATCGCGGACGCCTTCGAGCGGCTCGCCGAGGCGATCGCCGATCATGACGGGAAGGCCGCGGAGCGGATCATCCGCGCGATGTTCCTGCTCACCGAGGTCCGCACCGACCTGCTCTGA
- a CDS encoding glycerophosphodiester phosphodiesterase family protein, translating into MARRPPLVIAHRGASGYRPEHSPSAYELAFQMGCDAVEPDIVASRDGVLVVRHENEISGTTDVADRPEFADRRTSKVVDGVTLTGWFTEDFTWDELATLRCRERIPEIRPRSASFDGAQPILRLTDLLRLVADASLEYGREIGVVLEIKHATYFASIGLDLVPLILRDLRETGWDDGRWPLIVESFESTVLSRLREAGLAARYIYLLEAKGRPADLVAALGGDAPTYAATARPRGLDRLVGRVDGISVDKRMILAPDRLGHATGPAPVVADAHERGLQVYTWTCRPENRFLIGQFRGAGGPAARGDYEGEWDIIRRSGVDGVFVDHTDLGVAFFR; encoded by the coding sequence ATGGCCCGACGCCCCCCGCTCGTCATCGCCCACCGCGGCGCCTCCGGCTATCGCCCCGAGCACTCGCCCTCGGCGTACGAGCTGGCGTTCCAGATGGGGTGCGATGCCGTCGAGCCCGACATCGTCGCCTCGCGCGACGGCGTGCTCGTCGTGCGCCACGAGAACGAGATCTCGGGGACGACCGACGTCGCCGACCGGCCCGAGTTCGCCGATCGCCGCACCTCCAAGGTCGTCGACGGCGTCACGCTCACCGGCTGGTTCACGGAGGACTTCACGTGGGACGAGCTGGCGACGCTGCGGTGCCGCGAGCGCATCCCCGAGATCCGTCCCCGCAGCGCCAGCTTCGACGGCGCCCAGCCGATCCTGCGCCTGACCGACCTGCTCCGCCTCGTCGCCGACGCCTCGCTCGAGTACGGTCGCGAGATCGGTGTGGTGCTCGAGATCAAGCACGCCACCTACTTCGCCTCGATCGGGCTCGACCTCGTGCCGCTCATCCTGCGCGACCTGCGCGAGACGGGCTGGGACGACGGCCGGTGGCCCCTGATCGTCGAGTCGTTCGAGTCGACCGTGCTCTCGCGGCTGCGCGAGGCGGGGCTGGCGGCGCGCTACATCTACCTGCTCGAGGCCAAGGGCCGCCCGGCCGATCTCGTCGCGGCGCTGGGCGGCGACGCCCCGACCTACGCCGCCACGGCGCGCCCGCGCGGACTCGATCGGCTCGTCGGCCGCGTCGACGGCATCAGCGTGGACAAGCGCATGATCCTCGCCCCCGACCGCCTCGGGCACGCCACGGGGCCGGCGCCCGTCGTCGCCGACGCCCACGAGCGCGGGCTGCAGGTGTACACGTGGACCTGCCGGCCCGAGAACCGCTTCCTCATCGGGCAGTTCCGGGGCGCGGGCGGGCCCGCGGCGCGGGGCGACTACGAGGGCGAGTGGGACATCATCCGGCGCAGCGGCGTCGACGGCGTCTTCGTCGACCACACCGATCTGGGCGTGGCGTTCTTCCGCTGA
- a CDS encoding Bax inhibitor-1/YccA family protein, with amino-acid sequence MASPGFNNPVFQEPQSRGGYGTSLQPPVQGVSGQQPPAGFVQGSQLGHMGVDAAAQARMEGAFAAPPAGSLDTGRMTVEDTVIKTLMLFGALLVFAVIGWVWTLGGTVSLMEVQQYPSMVPWLIGALGGFVLGLVNSFKKEPSPALIFAYAAFEGLFIGSISAFFEFQWQGIVVQATLATVSVIGVTLALFASGKIRASAKATKIFMIAMIGYLVFSLLNLVLMWTGVNDDPWGMRSATIMGIPLGLIIGVLVVIMAAYSLVLDFDMIQRGVRNGAPRKYGWSGAFGIMVTVVWLYVEILRIIAILRGND; translated from the coding sequence ATGGCCAGCCCCGGATTCAACAACCCCGTCTTCCAGGAGCCCCAGTCGCGCGGCGGCTACGGCACGTCGCTGCAGCCGCCCGTGCAGGGCGTCTCCGGTCAGCAGCCCCCCGCCGGTTTCGTGCAGGGCTCCCAGCTCGGCCACATGGGCGTCGACGCGGCGGCCCAGGCCCGCATGGAGGGCGCCTTCGCCGCCCCGCCCGCCGGATCGCTCGACACGGGCCGCATGACGGTCGAGGACACCGTCATCAAGACCCTCATGCTCTTCGGCGCGCTGCTCGTCTTCGCGGTGATCGGCTGGGTGTGGACCCTCGGCGGCACCGTGAGCCTCATGGAGGTGCAGCAGTACCCGAGCATGGTGCCGTGGCTCATCGGCGCGCTCGGCGGCTTCGTGCTGGGCCTCGTGAACTCGTTCAAGAAGGAGCCGAGCCCGGCGCTGATCTTCGCCTACGCGGCGTTCGAGGGCCTCTTCATCGGCTCGATCTCGGCGTTCTTCGAGTTCCAGTGGCAGGGCATCGTCGTGCAGGCCACGCTGGCGACCGTCTCGGTCATCGGCGTCACGCTCGCCCTCTTCGCCAGCGGCAAGATCCGCGCCTCGGCGAAGGCGACGAAGATCTTCATGATCGCGATGATCGGCTACCTGGTCTTCTCGCTGCTGAACCTCGTCCTCATGTGGACCGGCGTGAACGACGACCCGTGGGGCATGCGCTCGGCGACGATCATGGGCATCCCGCTGGGCCTGATCATCGGCGTGCTCGTCGTGATCATGGCCGCGTACTCGCTCGTGCTCGACTTCGACATGATCCAGCGCGGCGTGCGCAACGGCGCCCCCCGCAAGTACGGCTGGTCGGGTGCGTTCGGCATCATGGTCACCGTCGTGTGGCTCTACGTCGAGATCCTGCGCATCATCGCGATCCTCCGCGGCAACGACTGA
- a CDS encoding ClpP family protease, with amino-acid sequence MAEDTRLPQFTAEARRELYHHRVLVLDGPLDDDNGTLLATQLLALAAEDPASDIALWIHSPGGSVPSMLAIRDIMRLVPCDVSTLDLGMAYSAGQFLLSAGARGKRRALPHAKVLLHQGSSGIGGTAVDVEVQADDLRQMRDTVLGLIADDTGQPVARVFEDSLHDHWYSAQEALEYGFIDAIVTDFDEIMPRRRRPVGLGASPEEQK; translated from the coding sequence ATGGCAGAAGACACCAGGCTCCCCCAGTTCACCGCGGAGGCCCGCCGCGAGCTCTACCACCATCGCGTGCTCGTGCTGGACGGCCCGCTCGACGACGACAACGGCACGCTGCTGGCCACCCAGCTGCTCGCGCTGGCCGCCGAGGACCCGGCGAGCGACATCGCCCTGTGGATCCACTCGCCCGGCGGATCGGTGCCCTCGATGCTCGCCATCCGCGACATCATGCGGCTCGTGCCGTGCGACGTGTCGACCCTCGACCTCGGCATGGCCTACAGCGCCGGGCAGTTCCTGCTCTCGGCCGGCGCCCGGGGCAAGCGGCGCGCCCTCCCCCACGCCAAGGTGCTGCTGCACCAGGGCTCGTCGGGGATCGGCGGCACCGCCGTCGACGTGGAGGTGCAGGCCGACGACCTGCGCCAGATGCGCGACACCGTGCTCGGGCTGATCGCCGACGACACCGGCCAGCCCGTGGCGCGGGTCTTCGAGGACTCGCTGCACGACCACTGGTACTCGGCGCAGGAGGCGCTGGAGTACGGATTCATCGATGCGATCGTCACCGACTTCGACGAGATCATGCCGCGACGCCGCCGCCCCGTGGGGCTCGGCGCGAGCCCCGAGGAGCAGAAGTGA
- a CDS encoding ClpP family protease translates to MSSYTIPNVITRDARGERIMDVYSHLLSERVVYLGTAIDAGVANALIAQLLHLEADAPDRDIQLYINCEGGDPAAALGIYDTIRYIRPDVATTCVGQAVGVGAVLLAAGAPGKRALLPHARVVLHQPAAQSRGAVPDLIVHADELVRVRGDLEQILARHTGREAAVLRRDTDHDRVFTAAGAVEYGLADRVLEARE, encoded by the coding sequence GTGAGCAGCTACACGATCCCCAACGTCATCACCCGCGACGCCCGCGGCGAGCGCATCATGGACGTGTACTCGCACCTGCTCAGCGAGCGCGTGGTCTACCTCGGCACCGCCATCGACGCCGGCGTCGCCAACGCGCTCATCGCGCAGCTGCTGCACCTCGAGGCCGACGCGCCCGATCGCGACATCCAGCTCTACATCAACTGCGAGGGCGGCGATCCCGCGGCGGCGCTGGGCATCTACGACACGATCCGCTACATCCGGCCCGACGTCGCCACGACGTGCGTGGGCCAGGCCGTGGGCGTCGGCGCGGTGCTGCTGGCGGCCGGGGCGCCGGGCAAGCGGGCGCTCCTGCCGCACGCCCGCGTCGTGCTGCATCAGCCGGCCGCGCAGAGCCGCGGCGCCGTGCCCGACCTCATCGTGCACGCCGACGAGCTCGTGCGCGTGCGCGGCGACCTGGAGCAGATCCTCGCCCGTCACACGGGGCGCGAGGCGGCGGTGCTGCGGCGCGACACCGATCACGACCGGGTCTTCACCGCGGCCGGCGCGGTGGAGTACGGGCTGGCCGACCGGGTGCTCGAGGCGCGCGAGTGA
- a CDS encoding helix-turn-helix domain-containing protein: MAELIPLPDPALRRARRIDPLWRHLVGEHLRRRRHERGETLADVAERAGVSVQYLSEIERGLKEPSSEILSAVVGALDASLLELTSGIAEDLRATAAAPAPARSAGPAAYALAA, translated from the coding sequence ATGGCCGAGCTCATCCCGTTGCCCGATCCCGCCCTCCGCCGCGCGCGGCGGATCGATCCGCTCTGGCGGCACCTCGTCGGCGAGCACCTGCGCCGTCGCCGCCACGAGCGAGGCGAGACGCTCGCCGACGTGGCGGAGCGCGCCGGCGTGTCCGTGCAGTACCTGTCGGAGATCGAGCGCGGCCTCAAGGAGCCGTCGAGCGAGATCCTCTCGGCGGTCGTGGGCGCCCTCGACGCGTCGCTGCTCGAGCTCACCAGCGGCATCGCGGAGGACCTCCGCGCGACGGCCGCCGCGCCCGCGCCCGCGCGATCGGCCGGCCCCGCCGCGTACGCCCTCGCCGCCTGA